One region of Zingiber officinale cultivar Zhangliang chromosome 7B, Zo_v1.1, whole genome shotgun sequence genomic DNA includes:
- the LOC122004491 gene encoding probable protein S-acyltransferase 22: protein MVFALLLLILQWAVGMLVLILCFVERRRFSAEIVSKLGSSFSLAPFIIVVAVCTLLAMVATLPVAQLFFFHILLIKKGISTYDYIIALRKQDQEQEQLAVGGQQSPQMSQVSSFTGLSSTSSFNQFHRGAWCTPPRLFLEDQVSYFHYLESYCECNLPWLRLF, encoded by the exons aTGGTGTTTGCTCTTCTCTTG CTTATTCTGCAGTGGGCTGTTGGGATGCTTGTGCTGATACTGTGTTTTGTTGAGAGAAGGAGATTTTCTGCTGAAATTGTTTCAAAGCTGGGTAGTAGCTTTTCCTTGGCACCCTTTATCATTGTGGTG GCTGTGTGCACTTTATTAGCCATGGTTGCTACTCTTCCAGTTGCACAACTTTTCTTCTTccatattcttttaataaaaaag GGAATCAGCACCTATGATTACATTATTGCTTTGAGGAAGCAAGATCAGGAGCAGGAGCAACTTGCTGTTGGTGGGCAGCAAAGTCCGCAAATGTCCCAAGTGAGCTCTTTTACTGGACTAAGCAGCACCAGTTCTTTCAATCAATTCCATCGCGGTGCATGGTGTACTCCGCCAAGATTATTCCTTGAGGATCAggtatcatactttcattatttAGAAAGTTATTGTGAATGTAATTTACCATGGTTAAgattattttga